Proteins from one Malaya genurostris strain Urasoe2022 chromosome 2, Malgen_1.1, whole genome shotgun sequence genomic window:
- the LOC131431932 gene encoding uncharacterized protein LOC131431932, which yields MLTEHLHRQQQPKLEEGAVTTALRKTLAKQSRKLAQNPFCSSQDNLGASEYRKDRRVHGLQLPLHPLQLVGWFALAVFGYSTFAVLIPALKPSVQAPLYYLLATLYLLHLGSHLAALLLDPADVELRRKSTRTVVPEFDRSRHSHVIENGRCHLCNIKTTSHRTKHCSVCNKCVGTFDHHCKWLNHCVGGRNYVAFLMCVVSAVIAALVILAAAVLEIALYHVQPDWLNLAWFGPTGDGNQTSSDAVDLGLETDLGNESFSTTALPTLWDNVTNATQELLLNQTIFIDLSEKNTTTDTDRKKPPPETTGISINNTICLAFIGFLGILAAIAAGLLIHLCCFHIYISFLGLTTYEYIRASRQNVMSNGQPAKGSGNLPNGPSTTTVVTSATAPSSKSSVLTNCTKPNHRTIPEVYVCSSVNPLTLPVTGTLNDLNRQRPRTLHCCDNSKECTNNITSAGLRNLDTISLTTVGTSASTGLETHQKAAFYLCSLLEERNLAAVKDNPKDKCESRSFHCCSQYRQTINGEDFETTTTSESYVQYSEQCTFCSFKVKPIRRNNARDNGGEQFVTLKEKRCCAKSVSKHHRWKRKWNCCSNVPDSPDVPGDPMRSISAVVQQQQQQQQKRNVPQSFPTITNVVEQNHHLPELTNNENCANNNSNNNNNCVSNNNNNSSNNNGTECFDNLTSVGEHNAINNNSIIYSGTGSTSSGGNLILNDANGNDVTLLSNSASPVPKRPRARSVRPWPVVRLRHMIRMIDRYRRPRCRPGAPLAAANIKQNQVRPLSTNECSSAVVNCGSPATILNYGVILPTSAIRNDALPTMPVLPHPARRKLKNTTDDLHDLADTLAFVHQQQHSNAPNQLQPATVRIPVHPSYRRSRRKNVIRNRSPTLSPIHESGLSNPTSPQPCRHSCSGSISSLTSGGAVVNVCGSGSGSHGTAVD from the coding sequence ATGCTCACAGAGCACCTCCACcgacagcagcaaccgaaactcGAAGAAGGTGCCGTTACAACCGCACTGCGCAAAACCCTTGCCAAGCAAAGCCGAAAACTAGCCCAGAATCCGTTCTGTTCGTCCCAAGATAATTTGGGAGCTTCCGAGTATCGGAAGGATCGCCGGGTCCATGGGTTGCAACTGCCGTTACATCCACTGCAGCTAGTCGGTTGGTTTGCGTTGGCAGTATTCGGTTACTCGACCTTTGCCGTTCTGATACCGGCCCTGAAACCGTCGGTGCAAGCGCCACTGTACTATCTACTAGCTACGCTCTATCTACTGCATCTGGGATCACACCTAGCAGCACTGCTGCTCGATCCGGCTGACGTTGAACTGCGCCGTAAAAGTACCCGAACGGTCGTGCCGGAGTTCGATCGCAGCAGGCATTCGCACGTGATTGAGAACGGACGGTGCCACCTGTGCAACATCAAGACAACCAGTCACCGGACTAAACACTGTAGTGTCTGTAACAAGTGTGTCGGTACGTTCGATCATCACTGTAAATGGTTAAATCACTGTGTTGGTGGTCGAAACTATGTGGCTTTCCTTATGTGTGTGGTTAGTGCTGTCATCGCAGCGCTGGTCATTCTGGCCGCCGCTGTCCTAGAGATCGCCTTGTACCATGTACAACCGGATTGGTTGAATCTCGCGTGGTTCGGTCCCACCGGTGACGGAAACCAAACCTCCTCGGACGCGGTCGACCTCGGCTTGGAGACGGATCTTGGTAACGAATCATTTTCCACCACTGCACTTCCTACGCTTTGGGACAACGTAACTAACGCAACTCAGGAGCTTCTGCTTAATCAAACCATCTTTATTGATCTGTCGGAGAAGAACACCACCACGGACACCGACCGGAAGAAACCTCCACCAGAAACCACCGGAATCAGTATCAACAATACGATATGTCTAGCGTTCATCGGTTTTCTCGGGATTCTAGCGGCGATCGCTGCCGGTCTCCTCATACATCTGTGCTGCTTTCACATCTACATTTCCTTTCTCGGTCTGACCACCTACGAGTACATCCGTGCCAGCCGCCAGAATGTGATGAGCAATGGACAACCAGCCAAGGGTTCCGGAAACCTTCCGAACGGACCGTCGACGACGACCGTTGTTACTTCGGCTACGGCACCGAGTTCCAAATCATCCGTGCTGACAAACTGCACTAAGCCGAACCACCGGACCATACCGGAAGTGTACGTTTGCTCTTCGGTAAATCCGCTAACCCTACCGGTAACCGGAACCCTGAACGATCTGAACCGACAGCGGCCACGTACCTTGCATTGCTGTGATAATTCGAAAGAATGCACCAACAATATCACTTCGGCTGGGCTTCGCAATTTGGACACGATCTCGTTGACAACCGTCGGAACCAGTGCTTCAACGGGGTTGGAAACGCATCAAAAGGCCGCTTTCTACCTTTGTTCGTTGTTGGAAGAACGCAACCTAGCCGCCGTCAAAGATAACCCCAAGGATAAGTGCGAATCCCGTTCCTTCCATTGCTGTTCCCAGTACCGACAGACGATCAATGGGGAGGACTTCGAAACGACGACCACATCCGAATCGTACGTACAGTACAGCGAACAGTGCACGTTCTGTAGCTTCAAAGTGAAACCGATCCGCCGTAACAACGCACGGGACAACGGCGGCGAACAATTTGTGACTCTCAAGGAGAAACGGTGCTGTGCCAAGTCCGTCAGCAAGCATCATCGGTGGAAGAGAAAATGGAACTGTTGCTCCAACGTGCCGGACAGTCCGGATGTTCCCGGTGATCCAATGCGATCCATATCGGCTGTAgttcagcaacaacaacaacaacaacagaaacgCAACGTACCGCAATCGTTTCCGACGATCACCAACGTGGTGGAACAGAATCATCATCTACCGGAACTGACAAATAATGAAAATTGTGCCaataacaatagtaataataataataactgtgttagcaacaacaacaataatagtAGCAACAATAATGGTACCGAGTGCTTTGATAATCTGACGTCGGTTGGCGAGCACAACGCGATCAACAATAACAGTATCATCTACAGCGGAACCGGTTCGACTAGCAGCGGCGGTAATCTAATACTGAACGACGCCAACGGAAACGACGTAACGCTTCTGTCGAACAGTGCCAGTCCCGTGCCCAAACGACCGAGGGCCCGCTCGGTACGTCCATGGCCTGTGGTTCGTCTCCGACATATGATCCGTATGATCGATCGCTACCGTAGACCACGGTGCCGACCGGGGGCACCACTGGCGGCAGCCAACATCAAACAGAATCAGGTACGGCCCCTGTCCACCAACGAATGTTCCTCCGCGGTCGTTAACTGTGGATCACCGGCAACAATTCTGAACTACGGCGTGATTCTTCCTACTTCGGCAATCCGAAACGATGCCCTTCCGACGATGCCGGTCCTACCGCATCCGGCACGGCGCAAACTCAAAAATACCACCGACGATCTGCACGATCTTGCCGACACACTAGCTTTCGTACATCAACAACAACACTCGAATGCTCCGAATCAACTACAACCGGCGACGGTTCGAATACCGGTCCATCCGTCGTACCGTCGCAGTAGGCGGAAAAACGTTATACGTAATCGCAGCCCTACGCTGTCACCGATCCACGAATCCGGCCTATCTAATCCAACGTCACCGCAACCCTGTCGGCACTCGTGCTCCGGCAGTATTTCGTCGTTGACCTCCGGCGGTGCGGTGGTAAACGTGTGCGGCTCTGGAAGCGGAAGTCACGGGACTGCTGTAGACTAG